The following coding sequences lie in one Candidatus Poribacteria bacterium genomic window:
- a CDS encoding flavoredoxin has translation MDIQRGTGTHPDGITGVSVESAEGVPIAELAKTIPHTQIGITTVAEVRKAGGDVVRTSGRSSYHATLTGLTPEQVSKLLTPTVSNPGRERRK, from the coding sequence ATGGACATTCAACGAGGAACTGGTACACATCCAGATGGCATCACCGGTGTATCGGTAGAAAGTGCCGAAGGTGTTCCCATTGCGGAATTAGCAAAAACCATTCCGCATACGCAAATTGGTATCACAACCGTTGCAGAGGTCCGAAAAGCAGGTGGTGATGTGGTACGAACCTCTGGACGGAGTTCTTATCATGCAACATTGACAGGACTTACGCCCGAACAAGTTAGCAAACTGCTTACACCGACAGTTTCAAATCCTGGAAGGGAAAGAAGAAAATGA